GGAGGACATCCACGGCGACCTTATCGAGGATTCGATCGCGCTCAACAAACTCCGCGGCCGTATCAGCAAGATGGGCGTCGAGATCGAACGTGACTCGATCAACTTCCAGGCGGAGGCCGACGAGCGTGGGCTAATGGGCCAGCAGACCAGCGTGAAAGAGCGCTTCGAGTCTGCTCGTAAGGAGGCCGACAAGTGGGACAGCGACGAGATCCGCGACGTCGACGACTACGCGATCGACTACGATCCGGCGGAGAACCCGCAGGGGATCACGTTCGAACCCGCGGAGGCCGCCACCGACAGAGGACGAGATCATGAGTGAGAACAACGGCGCCGACCAGCAGGCGCTCTACACGACCGCACAGGCGCGCGAGCACCAGGAAGGCTACAGCGACCGGGAAAACCGCGAAATTCACGACCACGGCGGTATCGTGCGCGACGAGCACGTCTCGAGAGCGCTGTCGATCCGGTCGGTTCACTACGATCCTCTCGAGGCCGATAGGCCCGACAAGATGCCCGGCCAGTGCAAAGACCTCCGAAAGCACCGCGACATCCGCATGGTCGAAGGGACTGAAACCTTCCGCCAGGCGCTCGAGAACGGCGATATACCGACGATCAAGCACATGGTCGGCGACACCTCACAGCGAGCGGACGTCTCAGGAATGAAAGCCATCGGCAAAGTCGACAACCTGATCGACGGTCCGGCGCCGGTCGTCGTTGTCCTGGGCGAAATGGGCGCCGGAAAGACCGACTTCGCGTGTCTGCTCGCGCAGCGCTGGCGCGACCTCAACCGATCCGATTCGCTGCTCGGAACCAACATCCAGTCCCTCGAGGAGAAGAACCGTTGGGTCGACGACGACGGCGACGTCCAGGACGGCTGGATTCCTGACTACGGCACCCTCATGGAGTGGGTCGAGCAGGACGGCGACCCGCTCGAGCACAGCCAGCGTTCCAAACTGTTCATCGGTGACGAGTTCTCGAGTTCGGCAAGCGGCCAGGGCAAACAGGGCTACGAAACCCGGATGAAGATGGCGCCGTTGGTCTACAAGATCCGCAAGTATGGCGGTGCGCTGATCTACATCGCTCACGGCGAACGATCGATCCACCCGATGCTGTGGCGCGTCGGCACGATCGTCAAGAAGGTCAGTCAGAAGAAAGCGATCATCGCCGATTCGATAAGCAACGCGAAACTCGCTGACGTCCAGGGCGAGATCGAAGGCATCCCACCGACGGACTTCCGCTACAACACCAAAGAGGCGAGCGACTGGAGCTGGTCGCGCTTCGGCGACGAAACCGACGAGATGAACGCCGACGAGGCCGCTCGACTCACCGCGCTGTGGACGGTAATCCGCTGTAAGGAAGAGGGAATGACGAACCGTGAAACCGCCAAATTCGTTCCCTACAGCCACGGTTGGGTGGGTTCGCGCTGGCGCGAGTACCGAGACGACGGCGAGCACGTCGACGCGATTTCCAAAGTGAACGAGGTTATCGCATGACCGCGGTCCGATGGATGGCTGGATACGGATACGCAGTCCCCTTTACTCGAGGCCCAAGCCCATCGCTCGCTCCAGCGGGGAGCGAAGCGACCGATGGGCGGTCGTCGAGACGACCGGAGGAGTTGATATATATCGGCGCGCGTAGCGCGTGGTCGGCGTGAACCGCTCGAAGCGAGCGAACCACTTCGGGACGATCTGCGAGAAGCGCATGGCCCGGAAGCGACGGTTCGACCTCGAGCGCTCGAGCTGGCACGATGCGAAGTTCCAGAACGGATCGCCCGTCGAGATCAAGAGCACGATGCTCGAGCACAGCGATGGGCAGCCAGGGAACTTCAAGGTCTACAGGGCGTATCACGATCGACTCCGTCGAGCGAACGGGTGGTACTGTTTCGTGGTGTACCGGCCACACGGGCGATCAGGACTGACGATCGTCAAAGACAGGGTGTGCAAGGCCTCGAGTCTTCCGTTACTTCGGTGGCATGGCGGTGGAGATCATCGCAATACTCAGCAGGCCAAAATAGCGATTTCAGATATGTTTTAAGAGCAATAGATGTGTTTGGATACGGTTGGGAGCCTAAAAACTATGTGTCACTAACCATATTGGTTCAGCCTATGTCAGCGAATAGTCCAGACTGGTTGCAAAATAGTACTCATCCTCTTTATACAACTGTAACGCGAATTCGGTTTCCTCACGAAGAGGGGCATGCAACTGGTTTCTTTTATAATTCAGGCGAACAAACCTACTTAGTAACTAACAGACATGTACTCAATTGGGGCGAAAAAGATAGTCCTGATTCGATGCGAATCTTTACTCGGGAATTGAAGAACCTTGGAGAACGCCAATTCCATGATATTGACCTATCTAAAGGAGATGGGAGTAATTGGTACTCTCATCCTCATGGGTCGGCTATCGATGTTGTCGTGATACCTCTTGACTTCAAACTTGACTCAATAAATCCTCGCATCGGAATTTCCAACGAAAGACCGTCTGAAACGGGGAGTCTTGCCTTTAATAATGAATCAATCTTGTCCCAGAAAGAACGTGTCCTCGCTGGCGATCGATCTCAAGTAATTGGATATCCTGGCCAATATATTGATCAAAATAGTGACTTTCCGGTGACCCGAAACGCAATTATCTCTACCCAATATGGGATGCCCTATAACGGGAACCCAATCTTCCTAACTGATGCTCGGATGCATCCTGGAACTAGTGGTAGTCCAGTCCTAGCAGGACCTGTTACACTCATAAATTATAATGGAATTGATCTATGGGGGCCAGCATACAAATTGTTAGGTGTTCATTCGGCAACCCTCAGACAAATTGACGTAAATAATGAAAACCACTGGCTGGATTTGAACACTGCTTGGTATGCAGAACTAATTGAAGAGACTATCCAACACCATGACGAATAGTTCCGATAGGAGTAGCGCGGGGAACTAACAATGATGTGGTTGGCTGGTCAGCTGTAAGTCCGACGTGGCAACGACAGACTCCCCCCGCGCTGATTGAGAATTGTCCGCAGAGAAGGTAATCTTAGTGGCCGGATCGGCCCACCCTAAACACACTCGACAACCCTGGTTAGCGAGGTCACACCATCGTCAACGGGGGGTACTGGGGTATGAGCCATGCGTTTCCAGCCCGTCGACCAAACCTCGAGCGCGGCGCGCGTTCTGCGCGCCGCAAGATTACCCTGCCCCCTTAGGGGCACTTACCGTAGGGGGACCTGACAACCACGGTGGGCGGGCCGACGCCTGTATCGCCCGATCTCGCCTACCAGGGACGCGCTACTCGCCGGTTTCCACGTGGGATCGAGAGGCGAAATGTCGCCAATTTTCGGCACTCACGCTCGATTACAGGTAGGCGAAAGTGAAAATGCGGCCAGCGAGACTCTTCGAAAAGCGAGAACGTGAGAACCAGCGCTGAAACGCTCGAAAACAACGCGCAAAACCGAATGCTGTAGCTAGCGACCGGGCGAACTCGGACCGAGAGTTACCGTAATGGCGGCGGCAGCTCGTCGGCCCGGACCCGGATGTCACGATCGTCGAGGCGGTCGCGGTCGTACTCCTGGGCGATCTCCGCGAACGACGCGCTCAGCTTCGCCAAGTACTCGAAGCCGATCTGGTCGTCGCTGGTGGCGCTCTCGCTGGCTTCGTCGTCGCGTTCGTTCGATTGGTCGTCCATTTCCTCCTGTAGTTCCTCGCGGCGCTCACGGCGCTCGTCACGCCGTTCGTTCATGTCCTCGGCCATGTCGTCCGGACGGATCTCGCGAACGATCTCGCGAGCGCGCTCGAGGACGGCCTGGCTCACGAATACCACCAGGACGGGATTACCGAGTCGCTTCACGACACCGGCCTCGGCGAGTCGGGCGACGTGGTACCGGACCGTCGATCTCGCGAGCCCGGTTCGCTCCTGGAGGCAGTCGTAACTGGCACCCGTCTCCTCGGCAATCACCCGGAGGATGTCGTAAACTGACGTAGTGGACTCCTTGAGTGCTTCCCGGTAGATCTCCGTCGCCAGGTCCTCGTACCGCCGACGGAGCATCTGACGGCGCCCTGTGGGTCGCTCGAAGGTGAACGGTGCGGCCATCGGCCCATCGAAGAAGTCGTCGGACACCAGGTCTGACCGGCGAACGCCGGCCCATTGCGCGTGCGTCGCGACGACGGTCCGGAGGTGGTGGAGGACGTCGTCCCAGTCCAGGACGTGCGGGAGTTCCCCGCGGTCGACACCGGAAAAGGACGCCTCGAGCTTCGGGTGGGCGAACGCATCACTTCGCGGGCGCTTGTGCCAGTCGCCGATCTGGTAGACCTTCAGCTCGGTACTGTAGCGCTGCGGATCGAATCCGAGTAGATTCCAGCGGTCGCTTTCGACGATCGCCTCGAGCCAACCCTCTTTCAGTCGGCGCTGGCGAGCATCGATCTCGGACTCACCACCCCAGTCGATCAAGTGTTTCGACTGGTCGATCGTCTCGATCACGGCGCCCTTCTTCTCGAGGTTGAACCGAATGTGTGCTTCGGCTTTCGAGATCCGTCGCGACTCGAAAACTCGTTGCTCGAGGTCAATACAGTCGTCGCCGTAGACGGCCCGTAGCGCGTCGTACATCCGGTGCTCAATCTCCTCGGGACCTTCGGCCCACGTCGTCCACCCGACGACTCGCGTTCCCTCGCCGTGGGGACACTCGAGCGGATCACCCGACTTGTAGACCATGTCCTGGTACTGCGGGTTGATCTCGACGTGCAACGCGAGCGGTGGTTTCTGGAGCGGTCGTTCGCCGTTGTCGTCTTCAGGTCCCCAGCGCCGGAGCTTCAAATGCTGGTCGTAGAACGATCGGTAGTCGTCACCGAGTCCTTTCCCGGCCTTCCATCGAGACGACGTGAGTACGAGCGCATAGTCTCCCTCGGGCAACCAGTCGGCATCGAAGTCGTCGACGGCGACATAGGGTTCGTTCTCCGGGTTCTCGACGTGCTCGCGCCAGTAGCTCAATGCACGAGCGTAGAGCGTTCCGCGTTCGCCAGCTGGCTTTCGTCGATTTCGCGGATCGAAGTCGGCGAAATGGTTCATTACTCCGGCACCGTGTGCTCGAGGCTCGGGAAACGTCTCCCGGCTGGTGCCGGTGACGTTGCTGAAATCCTCCGGTTCGACCGGATTATCGACGCTCACAGCGGTCCACCTCGAGCGCGGCGGACCTCTCGAGTACATTCGGGACAAAGGCGACGGAGGCCGGTGACGGATTCTTCACAGCGCTCGCACTCGCTGTTCTCGACGAGGCGACTCATCGAAGACCCTCCGCAAGTTCAGCTGCGTGCTCGGAACACATCGGCCCATCCGGCGTAGCGGCGGCCGCTTCCCGCCCACAGTCAGGGACGACGCACCGAAGCGCGTCGCGATCGGGTTTCATCGCTTGCCCTCCGACCGATCAAATTCCGTAAGGAGGGCCCATTTTGATGAGTTTGTCAGAGCCTTATTTGTAGACCAATTCCTCCGATAAGCCGTAGTGACTGAACCAGTTGATACCGAGAGGGTGGTTGCACAATGTGCCCAGTGTGGACTCGTATACCGTGCGGAAATCTGCCCCGATGAGACGATTCGACCGATCGGGAGGCAGTCCGGATGTTCGTGTGGATCGTCCGAGCTGGAACTCGTTACTAAGTAACCGCATTTTGACCAGGGGCTACGGCCAATGCTGCTCGAGCAGTGATCGGTTTCGCTCACGCCAATCCCTCCTCGAGGCGATCCTCTGCTCGAGCGAGCAGGTTCCCGATCGTACCCGGACGCCGGTCGGTTCGTCGAGCGAACTCGCGAACGCCGACCCCGTTTTCGCGACAGGCGACGTAGGCCTCGCGTTCGGCCTCCGTTAACGGCGAGAGATCCGAGCCGAAGTCGACCAGGCGGGCTTGCTCACTCGACATCGGTCACCTCCCGCTCCGGCGTCGGAACGTGGCGAACGTGACCGTCGACGAACTCGACCTCGAGGCCGACCCAGCCGTCGATCATGCCCGGTGCCGATGGGCCGTGGGCGTGGGCTGGCATCACGACGTCGTAAGCGTGGCGCTCGCACGACCACCCGAATGTGATCAGTCGGTCGACGCCCGCCAGGTCGTCGTCGACGAGCGTTGGTCTATCGATGGACTGCGACCCTTTCGAATTCGCGACCGGGTGGCCGCACTCGGCGCAAATTGGAATCTTCTGTGCATCTCGAGCGGGTTCGCGGACGACCGTCGGCGAGACGACGCCGAAGCGCTTGAGGCCCTTCCGGGTGCTCACGCAGTCTCACCTCCGTGATGACCAGGCGCGATCTCGGGGTCGGGAATCGCGACGTCGACGCCGGCGCCGGTTCCCCGGCTCAGGCGTCGGAACGAATCGCACTCGCCGCAGCGGTGGGCGCGGTCCGACGAGTCACCGTAGACGCGCCGGAACTGGTCGCTAACGTGGGCGCCACAGTAGTCACAGGTCGAACTGCTCTCGAGCCCCCAGTCACTCACCGCCACGTCGACCACCCCGATTTTCCTTCGGGAAAATCGACAGCAGGTGCGGAGGCGAAACCCGCGGTCGCAATCACTCGCCTCAGAACTGCGAAAATTTCGGATATCGGCTTAGTGCAAAATTTCGAGTCAGCCGCTATCGATGCGACTATCTGGACAATTCGAAACGTGACAACAGTGTGATGGACTCGCCGGGATTTGAACCCGGGGCCTCTTCCTTGCGAAGGAAGCGATCTGCCACTGATCTACGAGCCCTCGAGGAGTTCTATCCGTGGTTCGTACTTGTAGCTTGTGTTTCGGGGTAGGTTCGTCATCGAGTGGCGCGCTCGAGTTCGAGTACCGGGTCTGTTACGTCTTCACGCCGCCGCGCCGCACGCTGCCACACGTCACACTGTCACGCCGTCGCCCGTCCGCTTCGAACGGCGCGCGAGACCTCGAGAACGCCCAGACGACCAGCCACGAGCCCCACCAGAAAGCCGGTGAAGTGGGCGACGAGCGCGACGCCCGGCGCGCCGGTTGCGACCGTGATGACAGCCGAGAGGACGACGAACGCCAGCAGCGTCGCCCAGAGCGGAACCTCGACGCGGGCTGCCACGCTGTCGGAGACGCGGTTGCCGGCGATCAGGTACCCCATCAGCGCGAAGACGGCGCCGCTGGCCCCGAGGACGCCTGCCGTCGAGCCACCGACGAACGAGGCGACCGCTCCCGTCACGAGGATCTGCGAGACGCCGGCGATCGCACCGGTCACCACGAAGAACGTGTGAAAGCGAAGCCGGGTCGTCGCACGAGCGATCGGCCAGCCGAAGACGATCAGCCCGATGCTGTTCGAGACGAGATGACCCACGCCACCGTGGGCGTAGACGCTCGTGACAATCGTCCATGGGTTGGACTCGAGTGGCGGCGCGAGGACGAAGAAGGCGGCCATCACGCCGAGGCTGAACATCGCTGCGATCCCCTGCAGGACGAACACGATCACGAACAAGCCGAGCGTCTCGAGGATCGGGCTCGCGGAGTCAGACGCCATATCGGGTGTTCGTCGATCGGACACAAA
This region of Natronosalvus halobius genomic DNA includes:
- a CDS encoding S1 family peptidase; translation: MSANSPDWLQNSTHPLYTTVTRIRFPHEEGHATGFFYNSGEQTYLVTNRHVLNWGEKDSPDSMRIFTRELKNLGERQFHDIDLSKGDGSNWYSHPHGSAIDVVVIPLDFKLDSINPRIGISNERPSETGSLAFNNESILSQKERVLAGDRSQVIGYPGQYIDQNSDFPVTRNAIISTQYGMPYNGNPIFLTDARMHPGTSGSPVLAGPVTLINYNGIDLWGPAYKLLGVHSATLRQIDVNNENHWLDLNTAWYAELIEETIQHHDE
- a CDS encoding winged helix-turn-helix domain-containing protein; amino-acid sequence: MSVDNPVEPEDFSNVTGTSRETFPEPRAHGAGVMNHFADFDPRNRRKPAGERGTLYARALSYWREHVENPENEPYVAVDDFDADWLPEGDYALVLTSSRWKAGKGLGDDYRSFYDQHLKLRRWGPEDDNGERPLQKPPLALHVEINPQYQDMVYKSGDPLECPHGEGTRVVGWTTWAEGPEEIEHRMYDALRAVYGDDCIDLEQRVFESRRISKAEAHIRFNLEKKGAVIETIDQSKHLIDWGGESEIDARQRRLKEGWLEAIVESDRWNLLGFDPQRYSTELKVYQIGDWHKRPRSDAFAHPKLEASFSGVDRGELPHVLDWDDVLHHLRTVVATHAQWAGVRRSDLVSDDFFDGPMAAPFTFERPTGRRQMLRRRYEDLATEIYREALKESTTSVYDILRVIAEETGASYDCLQERTGLARSTVRYHVARLAEAGVVKRLGNPVLVVFVSQAVLERAREIVREIRPDDMAEDMNERRDERRERREELQEEMDDQSNERDDEASESATSDDQIGFEYLAKLSASFAEIAQEYDRDRLDDRDIRVRADELPPPLR
- a CDS encoding sigma-70 region 4 domain-containing protein, which codes for MSSEQARLVDFGSDLSPLTEAEREAYVACRENGVGVREFARRTDRRPGTIGNLLARAEDRLEEGLA
- a CDS encoding DUF7563 family protein, coding for MSDWGLESSSTCDYCGAHVSDQFRRVYGDSSDRAHRCGECDSFRRLSRGTGAGVDVAIPDPEIAPGHHGGETA
- a CDS encoding rhomboid family intramembrane serine protease encodes the protein MASDSASPILETLGLFVIVFVLQGIAAMFSLGVMAAFFVLAPPLESNPWTIVTSVYAHGGVGHLVSNSIGLIVFGWPIARATTRLRFHTFFVVTGAIAGVSQILVTGAVASFVGGSTAGVLGASGAVFALMGYLIAGNRVSDSVAARVEVPLWATLLAFVVLSAVITVATGAPGVALVAHFTGFLVGLVAGRLGVLEVSRAVRSGRATA